The following are encoded in a window of Fulvia fulva chromosome 7, complete sequence genomic DNA:
- a CDS encoding Heterokaryon incompatibility protein S, which yields MEVVGVAIGGVGLAALFDSTVNTLHYIDSGLKYGKSYQKTALKLNLLDLRLTRWRHSVDLVDDASKLQDKVHLATPQEADTVQYLLGEIKEGLETAEKAAQRHKLRGAPATTTPEIGDRSIEALARKVSRLAIARQRGTSTSQKAVWALHDERKFKILVDDISGFVDSLEKLFPAAKPMQAQLVVQDAAELVQPAEVEEPEEAAAVLQEATESVDPALGAAIVQAAQNPAASPQYRNFFTGGNARIQAGDEIASGFVGPLNGGEHTYDAKGDCGRQIVRVAIVIAISSFDRILAKIPSLSAAILVITFNFRRSSILRIRGALLPSNARPGDPISDCTKWHWMRMQSTAYDEAAIHVPSTKRYRISRWISAIPKDAFDAFTDRPIEREEPVDEADDTEHFERWSLAKHIDQQLAEMQVERKHTSHQHEDSAVALVEGKQQTKTRNKRASCDVLGPSRAGTPAPAPAVQGTGKQEETAFAEWLEGMEMERWKALMDLEKAAHLNGVLEAGRVAQARRGIETHRRADRIKDGRIVKPRKSLGPQIELLAKEKVLSRRMEIKAREDEIVGYATMLKGKVTRNRKQGRSHRRSLKGMVMRRRETRRTGNG from the exons ATGGAGGTCGTCGGCGTTGCCATTGGCGGAGTTGGCCTTGCTGCCCTGTTCGATTCGACTGTCAACACTCTTCACTACATCGATTCTGGCCTGAAGTATGGAAAATCGTATCAGAAGACTGCCCTCAAACTCAACCTACTCGACCTGCGCTTGACACGTTGGAGGCACAGCGTCGATCTGGTCGACGATGCGTCGAAACTTCAAGATAAGGTCCACCTCGCTACACCACAAGAAGCCGACACCGTCCAGTATCTGCTTGGAGAGATCAAGGAAGGGCTTGAGACGGCTGAGAAGGCGGCTCAACGTCACAAACTTCGCGGCGCTCCAGCGACAACCACACCAGAAATCGGAGACCGGTCGATCGAAGCACTTGCCAGGAAAGTATCAAGGCTGGCCATCGCGAGACAGAGAGGGACCTCCACCAGCCAAAAGGCCGTTTGGGCCTTGCACGATGAGCGGAAGTTCAAGATTTTGGTGGACGATATCTCAGGTTTCGTCGACAGCCTAGAGAAGCTTTTTCCCGCCGCGAAGCCAATGCAAGCTCAACTTGTGGTCCAGGATGCTGCCGAGCTCGTTCAACCTGCGGAGGTGGAGGAACCAGAAGAAGCTGCAGCAGTGTTGCAGGAAGCAACAGAATCTGTAGACCCAGCGCTCGGTGCTGCCATCGTTCAAGCTGCGCAGAACCCGGCGGCAAGTCCTCAGTATCGGAATTTCTTCACAGGAGGCAATGCCAGAATTCAAGCTGGAGACGAGATTGCTAGTGGGTTTGTCGGTCCATTGAATGGTGGCGAGCATACTTATGATG CGAAAGGAGACTGTGGTCGTCAGATCGTCCGTGTGGCCATCGTGATAGCAATTTCAAGCTTCGATCGTATCCTTGCAAAGATTCCCTCCTTGTCTGCCGCAATCCTTGTAATCACCTTCAATTTCCGAAGAAGTTCAATCCTGAGAATACGAGGAGCTCTCCTCCCAAGCAATGCGCGGCCAGGAGATCCCATCAGTGACTGTACGAAATGGCATTGGATGAGGATGCAATCGACAGCATACGATGAAGCTGCCATCCACGTTCCCTCCACCAAGCGATACAGAATCTCAAGATGGATCAGCGCGATACCCAAAGACGCGTTCGACGCCTTCACAGATCGACCCATCGAACGTGAAGAGCCTGTCGACGAGGCGGATGACACGGAACACTTTGAGCGATGGTCGCTGGCCAAGCATATCGACCAACAGCTAGCGGAGATGCAAGTCGAGCGAAAGCATACCAGTCATCAACATGAGGATAGCGCCGTCGCATTAGTGGAGGGCAAGCAGCAGACGAAGACGCGCAACAAGCGAGCAAGCTGTGATGTACTTGGTCCCTCCCGAGCAGGCACTCCCGCACCAGCGCCAGCAGTGCAAGGCACTGGCAAGCAAGAAGAGACGGCCTTTGCAgaatggctagaaggcatgGAAATGGAGCGATGGAAAGCGCTGATGGACCTCGAAAAAGCCGCACACCTCAACGGCGTCCTCGAAGCCGGTCGTGTGGCACAAGCTCGAAGAGGCATCGAAACGCACCGGCGAGCTGACAGGATCAAGGATGGGCGCATCGTCAAGCCCAGGAAGTCCTTGGGTCCGCAGATTGAACTACTGGCAAAGGAGAAGGTGTTGAGCAGGCGCATGGAGATCAAGGCGCGGGAGGATGAGATTGTTGGGTACGCGACTATGCTCAAGGGCAAGGTGACTCGCAACAGGAAGCAAGGACGCTCACATCGGAGGTCATTGAAGGGTATGGTTATGCGGAGGCGAGAGACCAGGAGGACTGGGAATGGATGA
- a CDS encoding Tyrosinase ustQ produces the protein MKHFLQLISSLAILSCQSDASQLEERQFGCTAPLQRRSWTSLTPASKRAYLDAERCLIDTPAQYGVPGARTVWDELQYSHVRQSNHIHGVGQFLPWHRYYMKAHETLLQKHCGYQGGVPYWAEAEHASNIRQSPIWDAELGFGGDGTGADGCISTGPFANVTLVVNADSAAGEPYCLRRAISVNDFQNAGQSYIDDCFAIPDYWPAMSCYGLSPHWSGHAGTGGVMADAMLAPGDPIFFLHHTNLDRLYSLWQRADPGRYTEIGGPNLSPEFNGMNNWPMPGPEITEHDGDPSGVTTLDHVLWMVGILPNVTIRDVLDPRGGVICAEYV, from the exons ATGAAACACTTTCTACAGCTGATCTCGAGTCTCGCTATCCTTTCATGTCAGTCAGATGCATCACAGCTTGAAGAGCGTCAATTTGGCTGTACGGCGCCGCTGCAAAGGAGATCATG GACGAGCTTGACTCCTGCGAGCAAACGTGCGTATCTGGATGCGGAGAGGTGTCTCATAGACACTCCTGCACAATACGGAGTACCAGGTGCGAGGACCGTTTGGGACGAACTGCAGTACTCCCACGTGCGACAGTCGAACCACATCCATGGTGTGGGGCAATTTCTGCCATGGCATCGCTACTACATGAAAGCTCATGAAACTTTGCTGCAAAAACATTGCGGCTATCAAGGTGGCGTGCCTTACTGGGCGGAGGCGGAGCACGCAAGCAACATCAGACAATCTCCTATATGGGACGCCGAGCTTGGCTTTGGCGGCGATGGCACTGGCGCGGATGGCTGCATCTCAACTGGTCCATTCGCGAACGTCACACTCGTCGTGAACGCTGACTCGGCAGCTGGAGAACCGTACTGCCTACGGCGTGCTATCAGCGTAAACGACTTCCAGAATGCCGGTCAGAGCTACATTGATGACTGCTTCGCAATCCCAGACTACTGGCCTGCCATGAGTTGCTATGGGCTGAGTCCGCACTGGTCTGGCCATGCTGGGACTGGCGGTGTCATGGCAGATGCAATGCTCGCCCCAGGCGACCCCATCTTTTTCCTGCATCATACGAACCTCGACCGTCTGTACTCGCTATGGCAAAGAGCGGACCCCGGCCGGTATACGGAAATAGGAGGTCCCAACTTGAGCCCAGAGTTCAATGGCATGAACAACTGGCCTATGCCTGGGCCAGAGATTACAGAGCATGATGGCGATCCGTCCGGTGTAACGACTTTGGATCATGTTCTGTGGATGGTAGGGATTTTGCCAAATGTGACGATCAGGGACGTCTTGGATCCGCGTGGAGGAGTGATATGTGCGGAATATGTGTGA
- a CDS encoding Short-chain dehydrogenase/reductase, giving the protein MSIIERSAPINLQYRICVVTSASSPLGVVISKTLLKANAFVLGVDTQPIDPSLNAGLGTHFQFEQRDVQDVQTPKQLIEAVKEKFGLENIDALVNTVGKQSEVIGLGELSRAIGQVMAEQRKGTIVNVPGDVEGKDEEQHRRVLDLTQDVARELGSGDIRCNAVVLQAPTNAGQHQSAKAYEEAKTHMKTLMNTEKVKDAPGSTRAAPMMYDVGNVTLFLAGDMSSNIRSSAVLTDGSYTELM; this is encoded by the exons ATGTCCATCATCGAACGCTCCGCCCCGATCAACCTCCAGTACCGCATCTGTGTTGTTACTTCGGCCTCGAGCCCGCTAGGAGTTGTGATAAGCAAGACACTGTTGAAAGCGAATGCCTTCGTGCTGGGCGTCGATACACAGCCGATCGATCCCTCGCTGAATGCAGGTCTGGGGACCCACTTCCAATTCGAGCAGCGTGACGTGCAAGATGTCCAAACACCAAAGCAGTTGATTGAGGCTGTGAAAGAGAAGTTTGGGTTGGAGAACATCGATGCCTTAGTCAACACTGTAGGGAAGCAGTCTGAAGTTATAGGCCTAGGTGAGCTGAGTAGAGCTATTGGGCAAGTTATGGCGGAACAAAGAAAGGGAACAATCGTCAATGTGCCAGGTGATGTTGAAGGCAAAGACGAGGAACAGCACAGGCGTGTT CTTGACTTGACGCAAGATGTTGCACGCGAGCTGGGTAGCGGAGACATCCGATGCAACGCAGTTGTTCTACAAG CTCCCACGAACGCCGGACAGCATCAATCTGCCAAGGCGTACGAAGAAGCAAAGACGCACATGAAGACGTTGATGAACACTGAAAAAGTGAAAGATGCGCCTGGCTCCACGAGAGCGGCGCCAATGATGTATGATGTTGGGAACGTCACTTTGTTTCTGGCTGGGGACATGAGTTCGAACATTCGCAGCTCAGCTGTGCTTACCGATGGCTCATATACCGAACTAATGTAA